tctctgtgggatcgacccttactcgcgtaaggtttattacttggacgacccagtacacttgctagttagttgtgcgaagttgtgtttatgccatggtattgaacaccaagtttttggattcattaccggggattatttgatttatgaaaagtattgatcacaatttcgtgcaccattaggcaaccttgaaaaagtcttagagagatgcaccaaaacaaaccttgtcttaaattttgaaaaatgtcacttcatggtcaAACAAGGCATTGTTTTGGGACACATAGTCTCTAAAGAAGGCATCTCTGTAGATTTGGCAAAAATAAATGTCATAtctagtttgccttacccctcctctgagAGGAAAGTCCGCTCTtttcttggacatgcaggattctaccggagattcatcaaagacttTAGCAAGGTGGCCCTACCTCTTTCTCGATTACTACAAAAGGACACTGAATTTGAGCTAAGCAAAGAATGCATGGAAGCATATGACAAACTTAAAGTAGCATTGACACAAGCCCCTATTGTGCGAGGACCAAATTGGGttcaaccatttgaaatcatgtgcgatgcctcGAATTATGTGATAGGAGCCGCGTTAGCACAACGCGAAGGTAAGATTCCCTACGTCATAGCTTATGCTTCCAAAACATTAGACGGTGCCCAATCCAACTACACTACAACCGAAAAGGAACTCCTAGCcattgtttttgctttggacaagtTCCGAGCCTaccttcttggttccaaggttgTAGTGTACTCAGATCACGCAGCACTTAAGTATTTGTTGACCAAAAAGGAATCAAAACCGAGATTAATTCGCTGGGTGCTtttgttacaagaatttgacttggagatcaaagataggagtggttcccaaAACCTAGTGGCGGATCATTTAAGTcgcctcgaacacacaaaaggcgacaccactcctatcaatgactcTTTTCCTCTAGATGGTTTGCACACAATCTCggaagtagttccttggtatgcccCAATAGCAAACTACTTGGTTTCACGCATCTTCCCTCCCAATCTCAGCAAACATCAAAGggataagctgaaaagcgaatccAAATACTATGTTTGGGATGATCCTTATTTGTGGAGGTGTGGAGCGGACCAAATAGTGCGAAGGTGCATACCTCAAATCGAATTCCAAGCAATCTTGGACGCTTGCCATGCTTCCAAAGGAGGTGGCCATTATGGCCCCCAAAGAACGGCAAGAAAGGTCCTTGATtgcggattttggtggccaactCTTCTCAAAGATGCTTCCCACTATTGCAACTCTTGTCCCCAATGCATTCGATTTGGAAATATTTCCAAGAAGGACGAAATCCCCcaacaaaatatgcttttttgtgaaatctttgacgtatggggaatcgacttcatgggaccatttccaaattccaatggctttctctacatcttgttagccgtcgattatgtgtcaaaatgggtggaagcaatccCCACCCGAACGGATGACGCTCATGTTGTTTATTCTTTTGTGAGGAACAATATCATTTGTCGCTTTGGCTCCCCAAGAGCAATCATTAGCGACCAAGGATCccacttttgcaacaaaaaaatGGAAGGCCTCATGAGGAGATATAGCATCATACACAAAGTCGCCACGGCCTACCACCCTCAGACAAACGGCCAAGCCGAAGTTTCCAACCGGGAAATCAAGCATGTGTTAGAAAGAATCGTGAAGCCGAATAGGAAGGATTGGAGCACTAAACTCTCCGATGCACTGTGGGCCTATCGAACAGCTTACAAGACACCTATTGGCATGAGCCCCTTTCGGCTTGTATATGGTAAAGCATGCCACTTACCGGTAGAAATCGAACAGAAAGCTTATTGGGCAATAAAGGAATGTAATATGAACTTGGGTGGAGCCGGAGTAGAAAGAAAGCTTCAATTAGCGGAATTGGAATGCTTGAGATTAGAAGCTTATGACAACTCTAGACTCTACAAGGAAAAGTTGAAAGCCATCCATGACAAGAACATTAGGAGAAGAGAATTCCGACCCGGTGACCTAGTTCTCCTTTACAATTCAAGATTGAGATTACTACCCGGAAAGCTTAGATCAAGGTGGGATGGACCCTACCAAGTGGAGAAGGTAGAACCTTTTGGGGTCTACCACTTGCGCCATCCATCAAGTCCGGAAATTTTCAAGGTAAATGGGCACCGTCTCAAATTGTACCACggtgagcaaagaaagaacTCCAAGGAATTTGAAGTATTCCTCTTGAGGGATGTACCTCTTGAACAAGAACTTTGAGCCATtgaaagtccaacttaaggacggtaaacaaaagtgctaggtgggagacaccccaccatggtaagatctTCCTTTGTATATAGCCATTGCATCATTCTTTGATTAACACTAGCTTAACACTTGACTTCATGTTTGATAGTTAGATTTCAATCCTAATTCTGCTTCATTTGTTGAGTTCATTGGTAGTTTCTCAAGTTAACACGCCTTACTATAGTACTGAAGTGGCTGTTTGGGAGGTGGGAATGTCATAAGGGGTGCAAAATCctgcaaaattttgaaaatcacccttctgcgcgtgcgcgcccgTGACGCATTTGGCGACAACCGACGCGAGCGCGCACCGTGCGTGGACGCGTGGGTTGCGGAAAACACCCCCCATATAttttacccgagagttgcgCCCACACCAAGCCAGCACCATGCCTGAAGCACAGGCAACTCGCGCGTGCGCGCacacgacgcgtacgcgcgctTGGGCGAAACCTACagatcgacgcgtacgcgcatgGCGTGCTCACGTCGATCCCTTTGTTGCACCCCTGGTACATATTCCAGAGAGTTAAGCCACCCTCGGGCCCGCACTAAGCCACCAGCCCAGCACCActgccgcgtgcgcgcacctggcgcgcacgcgtcTATACACCACCAACACAAGGTGCGCGTGCACGCCTTCGCCGCGCCCGCGTCCCTAGTTCTGCACTTTCCTCTAGGCCACTCCACAGAGAGTTAGGCCCACCCCAGGCCAATATCATGCCTGGGGCATGCGCCCTctgccgcgtgcgcgcacagtgcgcgtgcgcgccatcgACCCCGTCACCAACTTCTGGTACCTcatccagagagttgtgcctccTCTAAGCCACCATTGAGCTACAAGCCCAAGCGCATGAGCGCGTGTGCGCGGTGTACGCGCACGCACCCCCACTCCACCTCGCTCCTGCGCGCGAGCGCGCACCATGCGCGTACGCGCAGGTGATCGACGCCAACTTAAGGAGGGAACCTACTTGCCCCcttcattttttctcttcttaccCTCCTCTTCTCATTCTCTCTAGCACCCATCCACTCACCACCATCCTTTCTTCCGGCCAACCACCTACCGCCGGTGGCCCCACATCACACCACTCTACAACATCTTCCTCCATATCCTCCTCCATCTTTCAAGGTACTATACCAAGGTACCCTCTCCTTCCACctatctcttctttctttttaatcATTTGGTTTCACTTTCTTTTAAGTAGCCTCTTTCCTTCCCTCCTCCCTTCTTTGCGTTATCCCTTTAGAATATCTTTgttctccttttctttcctctttctccATTTAGCTCTTCATCGGCATTTGGGTCTCAACTTCTCTTGCATTGGTAGATGAGATGTGTTGCTTGTTTTCTCTTGCTATCACTGTGCACTATAGTCATTGATAATGGATTGTGGAATGTTATATTGCTTTCACCTTCAAATCACAAACCATAACAAAGATGCACGCCAAGTGTTCGACGAAAGGCATACTTGAGTTTTGAGTTCACTTTAACCACATTGCCTCTCCACTAGTCACTTTTGCGTGCATCCCCACATTCTCCAATCCATTCACTTACTTTTTCTCAACTTGCTTCCCATTTTAGAGACTTAAGGGTATATGCTTCTCATGCTTCTTACTTGCATGCCTCTATTACCCTTGTACCACATGCAAATGAATTGCCTTGCTCTTCACACGTTATCTTACtacatgttgcagctgtcatgtAATATTGATTCCTAAACTATATAGCATAACCTTTCATTGCATATTTACGCTTCTTTGGGTTTGATGTTATTCCCTTTATTTGCTATCACAGGATGGTCATCAAAAAGGATAAAAGGAAGGCTCCAAAGAAGCCAGCCTCAACTAAAGCGCACCAAGAACCAACGGCCAAGCCGCTCTTAAAGAAGACTAAGAGCCCCGTTGATGTTCTCAAAAAGGACAATCCTCCAAGAGATTCGAACAAGTTCCCCAACCGCTACTGCGAACTTGTTTACTCGAGAATGATCGAAAGGAACTACCACCCGGAGCCCCTTCTAGTCCTACCGGCTCATCTCCATCCGATTGTGATGCGACACATCGACCAGAGACAATGGAGGTTCCTCTTGAGACAACCGAAGGAGGCTAATCTCTCATGGGTGGTGGAATTCTATTCCAACTACCACTCACCCCTTCTTACATCAGTATTTGTGCGCCGGAAGCAAGTGTCCATCACAGTGAACACCATCCGAGAGGTCCTTGGGATTGAGCCACTGCGGTCAACATTTCGCATGCCATTCGCCAATCCATGGGGCGAATTCATGCCAAAGGGAACCTACCATTTCCCGTCTTGGTGACCGAATTGGTTGCAAGGGCCGGCGTCAACCGAGAGGCTAAAGATAGGAGAACCTCGATTCCGGTCGAAGGTGATGTCATTCCGACCAAGAGGTGCCTCAAGCCCCCGGAACTCACCAAGGACTTTGGATTACCCACACCGACAACCAACACTACCACATCATCTACATCACAAAAGTCAGCCACCCAACGGCTTGAAGACCTTCACAAGAAATTGGACCGTTACGAGAGGCGTAACCAACGCCGATATGCTCATGTGAAGAAACTTCTAAGCGTAGTCACACCACCTATGGAGGAGCCAGTCATTTCCACATCCACCGCAACTTCAAGCGGGGATGACGATGACATTGGAGATGCTGGCCACTCGGGACTCGATCACCTACTGCGCCTTACctatagcacggaggaccgtgccaagttttaagtgtggggaggtcgaccgACCGATCTCCGTAGGTAACACTCAAATAAATTCTGGCTCCTTGAACTCCATCATAATTAGGATAGGTTGCATGATAAGTCTACTTAGTTGGAACAATGAAACTCTTTCTTAGGAAACTAACACTTTGGGGCAAACACTTTGGGGCAACCGTGGCATTGCCAATTTTAAAATACTTTGATGCCAAAATTGCATGAAGAATTACATTTTGGAACATGGATTTTgagttaagaacacaagctagtgagttttgagcctaattgcgtggttacatcttataaccacttattctccttcttgtgtgcattattctcttcctatgattgcAATCCTTGACTTGTTTGACTCTTTATGTCCGTTATTttatgtattcatgcatttatatgattgaggccatcatttcattagctcactcacccaaatggccttaccttttatcttccattgttagccaaatttgagccttcaaataacccactttgttcttaatttagcacattacaagccttaaagcgaaaaaacaataaatgccctcatttggatctttgattagcttaggctagagtgtgtgagtatcattcaagtgtgggaaccttgggacattgggtgactaaaagggtaattttgtactattattgaaaatattgagaattggAAACATACTCATGTGTTGATCAagtgtaaaaccttatgcattgatgttcttgtgtataaaaagggaaaagagggaaagaaaagaaaagaaataaaaatgcaaGAGACAAGAAAGANNNNNNNNNNNNNNNNNNNNNNNNNNNNNNNNNNNNNNNNNNNNNNNNNNNNNNNNNNNNNNNNNNNNNNNNNNNNNNNNNNNNNNNNNNNNNNNNNNNNNNNNNNNNNNNNNNNNNNNNNNNNNNNNNNNNNNNNNNNNNNNNNNNNNNNNNNNNNNNNNNNNNNNNNNNNNNNNNNNNNNNNNNNNNNNNNNNNNNNNNNNNNNNNNNNNNNNNNNNNNNNNNNNNNNNNNNNNNNNNNNNNNNNNNNNNNNNNNNNNNNNNNNNNNNNNNNNNNNNNNNNNNNNNNNNNNNNNNNNNNNNNNNNNNNNNNNNNNNNNNNNNNNNNNNNNNNNNNNNNNNNNNNNNNNNNNNNNNNNNNNNNNNNNNNNNNNNNNNNNNNNNNNNNNNNNNNNNNNNNNNNNNNNNNNNNNNNNNNNNNNNNNNNNNNNNNNNNNNNNNNNNNNNNNNNNNNNNNNNNNNNNNNNNNNNNNNNNNNNNNNNNNNNNNNNNNNNNNNNNNNNNNNNNNNNNNNNNNNNNNNNNNNNNNNNNNNNNNNNNNNNNNNNNNNNNNNNNNNNNNNNNNNNNNNNNNNCACACACTTTCTGTATGAAAATACAAGGATTTGCATTCCTTTCCTAGTTTTGCACCATGGATGAAAACAtacttattttgcactaaaatagatacatttctaatcctctctcgatgccattcgatgccgtgacccgtgtgttaagtggttcCAGAATACAGGGCAGGAGTGGACcggaagagagaaggaagatgGGAGCAAAGGAAGGGAGCAAGAGAATCAAGCCTTGGAAATCTCGGCaggggcgcgtgcgcgcacttgacgcgtccgcgtggatagAACGACTAGAAGTCGAAGCCAAAAGTCAAGCCACGAGTCGGTTTGCGTAGCGGCTAAGCCATGATCTTcttgggcgcgcacgcgtacatctCGCCTCCGCGTACACTCCAAAATGCAtccatggcgcgcgcgcgtaccttgcgcgtacgcgccgatgttcgaatgtaatttttttagtcaCGTGATTCAGGCGGTGGAGTTGGTTGGAGATCCTAATTTTTGGGGAGTGTATTGGCGGGAAAAGTTTAAGAAGACCAGGGGAGCAAGGATCAAAGACACTTAAAAGTTTAAGAAGACCAGGGGGGCAAGGGTCAAACACACTTAGTTCATTTTCtagttttagatatttttggGGGAGAGAGTTTTCACTCTTgtgggaagagagagagagaggactCAAGTTCTTACTAGGGTTCTTCTTCATCAATATTCTGAATTTTCACCcactctttggtgagatccaCTGCAATTTTCACTTCACTTTGTTTATGTAATAGGTTTTCTTCTCCAATTTCAAGTTGTAGTTGCAATTGCTAAAATTCCTTGGATCTAGGATTCAACTTTATGATTTTGGATTTCATTAATACTTTGAGATTTTGATCCTCATTATTGCTCTTTGAcaattgttgttaattccttgtaTTGCAATACCTTTAATTctacttttcttctcattttactATGACTTTCTTTTTTGCTCATCAcatatttgataaaatgtcaacactagttatggagtagaaAATTCTCACTTGGCATAGCGTTGGATTattagaagaagttgaatagttgtgtcaattgttgatttggaattagggattgctaattgacttggagtgcactaaagctagattcccatgaggtgaagctaggacttgtgactcaagttgattaccTTCATTTGATTTTCCTCTACACCTAGGGGATAACTAAATGAGGCATGGCCTAATTGTTATCTTCATTGAAAGAACTATAAGGATATGTATTCAATTGCCAACTCTAAGCCAAGTCCTTTAATGATTGATTGCTTGTTCCCCACTACGTTGCTAAAACTTTCAAAGAACCTTAACAAATCTTTCTATTCAATAAGATGCACATTTTGGCAATTCCAAAGGAAgacgactcgggactaatactcttgATTATAaattgtagatttgtttgatgatggattttgcgccggtttagactatactacgattgattacttgataatttctataccaacaaaaattcatttatCACATACCAAGCTATCAACTACGTTCATGTGTCTCTTTGTTTACTCATAACAGGACCTTCTCGTAAAAATTACGCTGACTCATATTCCGTAATTAGATCTGATTAATTGGTAGggtaattactaattaattagaCAAGTAACCACAACAGTTCATCATAGATGAAACCAAAACCAAGAGACACAAACCTTTTCTCCAGAAACAATATGTGAATTTCATCAATGGAAAAAGTTGATGGCAAACACTTACATTATTGACAAGTATTATAATCAGTACACTGTTGTATTCCAAAATAACACAGCATGCAAAAAATAATCATCAATCAGGGTTACAGAAAAGGAGTGTGATATGGTGTAGTCTTCTCTGCCCCATTTTTCAGAACTCATTCGATTAGAAGCAGCCGCCCAACTGCCACAAGATAAGAAAgtttaattatgaataattccacAGCCAAAATGCCAGATTCATCTCACAAAAGATGGACCAAGAAAGTGCATTCTGGAATGCGAAGAGGAACTACAAAAACATACCAAAATGGCCTCAATCTCTTCTTTGGAAACAGGAGTTCTCTTGGGTTGAAGAGAGGCTTTCCCAGCAGCTGGTGCCAAAGCATTTGAACCGGAAAAGAATGCTAAACCAGCGTCGCCTGTTTGACTCGAACCTTGAGCTGCGGATGCAGATCCTACATTGAAAATTTGACAACAAACAGAAAATCCAATTAGGTTTTGTTTTTGGTGTGAGTCGAAATCACGTAATTCATAGATAAACCGCAAATTCATTTCCTCATCTGAAATTTCCATTTCTAATGTGAATTAAATTGTAGAATCACTGAGCTAATGTTGTGTGATAAGCGGAAAGTGTGCCCTAAATTGTGTCATNNNNNNNNNNNNNNNNNNNNNNNNNNNNNNNNNNNNNNNNNNNNNNNNNNNGGATTTACCTGAGGATTTAGGATGCCTCTGCGGGAATTTGATGCGAGGGATTCGTTTCATAGCGTGAGATGCTCCACCCATCGTCGTTGACTCGTTGACGCTTTCGTTTTTTactttccctttcccttttcctttttccctCTCAGGATGCAATTGTACGCTTTCGCTTTGAGGACGAAGACGACTGAAACTGCAAGAACCGAAAAGGCTCATAATGGGCCATATGGGCCTTTCTCCCTGAgccttaatttttttatatcaaccTTTTGGGCCTCCATGTATTAGCATGTCCTTTTTTGTTGTCTTTATGTACTGGCATGTCTAGTCTCGTTATaagagattttataatttatataaatatttaaataatttaattttgataaactatgaatataaagtaattttatatgNNNNNNNNNNNNNNNNNNNNNNNNNNNNNNNNNNNNNNNNNNNNNNNNNNNNNNNNNNNNNNNNNNNNNNNNNNNNNNNNNNNNNNNNNNNNNNNNNNNNNNNNNNNNNNNNNNNNNNNNNNNNNNNNNNNNNNNNNNNNNNNNNNNNNNNNNNNNNNNNNNNNNNNNNNNNNNNNNNNNNNNNNNNNNNNNNNNNNNNNNNNNNNNNNNNNNNNNNNNNNNNNNNNNNNNNNNNNNNNNNNNNNNNNNNNNNNNNNNNNNNNNNNNNNNNNNNNNNNNNNNNNNNNNNNNNNNNNNNNNNNNNNNNNNNNNNNNNNNNNNNNNNNNNNNNNNNNNNNNNNNNNNNNNNNNNNNNNNNNNNNNNNNNNNNNNNNNNNNNNNNNNNNNNNNNNNNNNNNNNNNNNNNNNNNNNNNNNNNNNNNNNNNNNNNNNNNNNNNNNNNNNNNNNNNNNNNNNNNNNNNNNNNNNNNNNNNNNNNNNNNNNNNNNNNNNNNNNNNNNNNNNNNNNNNNNNNNNNNNNNNNNNNNNNNNNNNNNNNNNNNNNNNNNNNNNNNNNNNNNNNNNNNNNNNNNNNNNNNNNNNNNNNNNNNNNNNNNNNNNNNNNNNNNNNNNNNNNNNNNNNNNNNNNNNNNNNNNNNNNNNNNNNNNNNNNNNNNNNNNNNTTTAATATGTTATATTTtaacttaatatttattttaatatatttgttatatatttattaaaatattaattcaaaaattttttatattaattaaattctaaattaaaatattgatgtgacaaattaaaaataaaaacataaattaatgttattgtgaaaattttcaatttaaaaaatttattgtgtgaagtaaatctttaaatttaaaaatttattctatacaatttgattttgaattatataaaaaaaattgaaacactTTATATcttgttttttaataattaatgtagttagtttgtaattatttttttatgaagatctgaatttttatttaaatttttgttaaaaataagaaattttgtgtgaaaaataaaagagtaatatataacattatttttcaaatattttgttaaattttcaataaattttaatgatctaaaatcaatttcttattttttattttattagataaattagttatctaataaattttattaaaaattaaaaataaataaaaatctattaaaatatgatacataaaaaaaaataacttatatattattttagagaaAATAGAGTAATAtttacctatatatatatattgatttagGCTTTTTAGCCCATTATCAACGTAGAGCTTTGACCTTTGGTctataaaatgatttttttttagtgGTTACTAAAATAATAAGCCACtcaactatttttaattttgttatattttatgtcactgaatttatttatttgatgatGATATTATAGTTGTATGCAATATAAATTCTTTTACTATATATCATATTgtgattaatatataatttataaaggtgtaattacaatttttttgataataattatatttaaaaaaatacataaatattagGATGATATATTTGTAATTATTGTAAATGATATAATGAATTTATCCACAAGAATTGATAATGTTATTCACATGTAAggttagaataaaaaatattttacttcctAATTAGCCCATAAGTATtaagaaataatattttatttgttaattttgacaTTTTAGCTAATATAGTGAAtattgtattaaaatttttgtttacaGGTAGATTTTAATGACATTataattcatatttattttgatatgatCTGCATTAGCATGTATTATCATATGTTATAAATTTTGATGTACCTATTTAAAGTTAAGTAATGTTAGCATGATTTATTATTTGCAACAGTAATGATATCTAAAACTGTATATGAAGTTCATTTGTTAAGTAgtgataattataaaaaatgaaaagttaaaatttttttttcacttatgATTTGCAGACCTTGACTATGCTCTTCGTAGAGAAGAGCCTGCAACACCTACTGATGCTAATACTCGGACCGAGATAGCATTATACGAACGGTGAGAGAAATTCAACCATTTAAATATGATGTTCATTAAGTCTCATATCTCAACTAATATTTGGAGTTTAATTTCCTATTGCGGGAATGTCTAGGATTACATGAAGGCTATTGATGAACATTTTAAGTCTTTTAGTAAGGTACTTGCAAACACCCTAATAGCACAATTGTCATCCCTGAGACTTACTGGCGTAATGAATGTGCGTGAGTACATCATGAGGTTGAGGGACATAGCAGCACAACTAAA
The Arachis duranensis cultivar V14167 chromosome 5, aradu.V14167.gnm2.J7QH, whole genome shotgun sequence genome window above contains:
- the LOC107488403 gene encoding uncharacterized protein LOC107488403, whose product is MGGASHAMKRIPRIKFPQRHPKSSGSASAAQGSSQTGDAGLAFFSGSNALAPAAGKASLQPKRTPVSKEEIEAILLGGCF